A genomic segment from Aspergillus chevalieri M1 DNA, chromosome 7, nearly complete sequence encodes:
- a CDS encoding uncharacterized protein (COG:S;~EggNog:ENOG410PNCE;~InterPro:IPR013966;~go_component: GO:0005876 - spindle microtubule [Evidence IEA];~go_component: GO:0042729 - DASH complex [Evidence IEA];~go_process: GO:0008608 - attachment of spindle microtubules to kinetochore [Evidence IEA]): MSLLANHLEQIALSSNAIADLSFPPPRIFTNSLLSSPDITALIRDTEAHERALFQIDPAAKAFNPSQRRATRRGTTFQPEAERESMASRIYAAKNNRNQSAVARVLGSDMMEEIRRSAGTSTRGPRGEVNVEVLLRGAEILCNVYPVAGAQDRITSLRYRHEIISGSIANLEERVARNTVELDQMRGSYGDDDDYDNPALSQAAIPEITDEDIERELEEIRKLERRKRAMEARVTGMERDLGGLE; the protein is encoded by the exons ATGTCGTTGCTTGCAAATCATCTGGAGCAGATTGCTCTCTCTTCCAATGCTATTGCTGATCTCTC ATTCCCCCCACCACGGATCTTCACGAACTCATTGCTGAGCTCTCCCGACATTACGGCTTTGATTCGCGACACGGAAGCTCATGAGCGCGCTCTTTTCCAAATTGACCCAGCTGCAAAAGCGTTTAACCCGTCCCAAAGACGAGCAACCCGGCGGGGCACCACCTTTCAGCCCGAGGCGGAGAGAGAATCAATGGCCAGTCGAATATACGCTGCAAAGAACAATCGAAACCAGTCAGCTGTGGCGAGAGTACTAGGATCAGATATGATGGAAGAAATCAGACGGTCAGCTGGCACGTCAACCAGAGGGCCTCGTGGTGAGGTGAACGTTGAAGTTCTGCTAAGAGGTGCAGAGATTCTTTGCAATGTCTA TCCGGTTGCTGGTGCGCAGGATAGGATTACTAGCCTTCGATATCGTCACGAGATAATCTCAGGCTCCATCGCCAACTTGGAGGAACGGGTAGCGAGAAACACGGTCGAATTGGATCAGATGAGAGGCTCctatggtgatgatgacgactACGATAACCCTGCCCTCTCACAAGCGGCAATCCCAGAAATTACGGACGAGGATATTGAGCGAGAGCTGGAAGAGATCAGAAAACTCGAACGAAGAAAACGGGCTATGGAGGCCCGCGTTACAGGCATGGAAAGAGACCTGGGTGGCTTGGAGTGA
- the TAF12 gene encoding putative transcription initiation factor TFIID subunit 12 (COG:K;~EggNog:ENOG410PFPR;~InterPro:IPR009072,IPR003228,IPR037794;~PFAM:PF03847;~go_component: GO:0000124 - SAGA complex [Evidence IEA];~go_component: GO:0005669 - transcription factor TFIID complex [Evidence IEA];~go_component: GO:0046695 - SLIK (SAGA-like) complex [Evidence IEA];~go_function: GO:0046982 - protein heterodimerization activity [Evidence IEA];~go_process: GO:0006352 - DNA-templated transcription, initiation [Evidence IEA]), with protein MDGSQPQTNPPQNNQPMVAPQHSNLIRTDQVQKLPHLNDQQKAQHTQIVRSFWEILNTRDPQSTEYQSAHLKLAQLSQTLMKGMRLFQANRQQQLQQQQAAAGVAQSQPVQRSQSTNPQSFGQLLPQIQQKVNSLNFFLPPNISQEQIQSWLPEARLRYGIALQKQELGRVRIAELRQQFSQRQAAGNLSQEEVQEFKNRQLASEKLYREGSDFLNKFKEQQEGFKAQQQQNQQFNRANIQNAPQAQVHPAQTGEPAAAATPVTAGSDNRPVNAAPGTMNQAPTPAPHTINSAVNAARNQAGQVAMTPTTSQPGQVPPTAQAPGAAATTTPAPSQQPTQPQAPQGTQPQMTYPQPPNMNGTTPTPTTAPQPMNQQQVPPRPLSHQAAMNQAAQTYANTNAPNNVNNAGNMTQPAATNQTASSTTTPGYIPNRASENSARNINMAIPKNLNVPPPEPVAMSPARPTLSGGPSHGAMGMMGQPAIQKHPGYVLEGEGQRVLSKKMLDILVRQVTGGGEGEGLTPDAEEFILQMADDFVDDVITAACRLAKLRPSSTLELRDIQLVLERNYNMRISGFSTDDLRTVKKPQPTQGWTQKMSAVQAAKVTQGKAE; from the exons ATGGATGGCTCTCAGCCGCAAACCAACCCCCCGCAGAACAACCAACCGATGGTCGCACCCCAACATTCGAATTTGATCCGGACCGACCAAGTACAGAAACTGCCGCACCTCAATGACCAGCAAAAGGCGCAACATACCCAGATAGTGCGCAGCTTCTGGGAGATTTTGAACACCCGTGATCCGCAGAGTACCGAATATCAGTCTGCGCATCTCAAGCTCGCGCAGCTGTCGCAGACTTTGATGAAGGGCATGCGACTCTTTCAGGCAAATCGCCAACAGCAGCTGCAACAGCAACAGGCGGCTGCTGGGGTGGCACAGAGTCAGCCGGTTCAGCGCTCTCAGTCAACAAACCCACAGTCTTTCGGGCAACTTTTGCCTCAGATTCAGCAGAAGGTGAACAGCTTGAACTTCTTTTTGCCGCCGAATATCAGCCAGGAGCAAATCCAGAGTTGGCTGCCGGAGGCCCGGTTACGGTACGGTATCGCGCTGCAGAAACAAGAACTCGGACGGGTACGGATTGCTGAGCTGCGCCAGCAGTTCAGTCAACGGCAGGCTGCTGGCAATCTGAGCCAGGAGGAGGTGCAGGAATTCAAGAACCGACAGCTTGCGTCGGAGAAGCTTTACCGTGAGGGAAGCGATTTCCTGAACAAGTTCAAGGAGCAGCAAGAAGGGTTCAAggcccagcaacaacaaaaTCAGCAATTCAACAGGGCAAATATTCAAAACGCTCCTCAAGCGCAAGTGCATCCTGCCCAAACGGGAGAGCCAGCCGCGGCCGCCACACCAGTGACTGCTGGTAGTGACAATCGCCCTGTCAACGCCGCTCCAGGAACAATGAATCAAGCACCTACCCCAGCCCCCCATACTATTAACTCCGCTGTGAATGCAGCACGAAATCAAGCGGGGCAAGTCGCTATGACTCCAACGACTTCACAGCCTGGGCAGGTGCCACCAACTGCACAAGCACCAGGGGCCGCGGCTACTACTACACCTGCTCCTTCTCAACAACCAACCCAACCTCAAGCACCGCAAGGCACTCAACCGCAAATGACATACCCCCAACCACCAAACATGAACGGAACTACGCCTACTCCCACTACCGCTCCTCAACCGATGAACCAGCAACAAGTACCACCGCGTCCTCTATCCCACCAAGCTGCCATGAACCAGGCAGCCCAAACCTACGCCAACACCAACGCTCCTAACAACGTCAATAACGCAGGCAACATGACCCAACCAGCCGCAACAAACCAGACTGCGAGCTCTACGACTACCCCGGGCTACATCCCCAACCGCGCCTCTGAGAACTCAGCGCGCAACATCAACATGGCTATCCCTAAGAACCTGAACGTGCCCCCACCAGAGCCTGTCGCCATGTCACCCGCCCGACCAACCCTGTCTGGTGGTCCTAGCCACGGAGCGATGGGTATGATGGGCCAGCCCGCTATCCAGAAACACCCTGGCTACGTGCTGGAGGGCGAAGGTCAACGCGTCCTTAGCAAGAAGATGCTCGACATTCTCGTCCGTCAAGTCACCGGTGGAGGCGAAGGTGAAGGACTCACGCCAGACGCTGAAGAG TTCATCCTCCAAATGGCCGACGACTTCGTCGACGACGTGATAACCGCCGCCTGCCGCCTCGCCAAACTCCGcccctcctccaccctcGAACTCCGCGACATCCAACTCGTCCTCGAACGGAACTACAACATGCGTATCTCTGGCTTTTCCACCGATGACCTCCGTACCGTCAAGAAACCGCAGCCTACGCAGGGTTGGACACAGAAGATGTCTGCTGTTCAGGCCGCTAAGGTTACTCAGGGCAAGGCCGAGTAA
- the MSS4 gene encoding 1-phosphatidylinositol-4-phosphate 5-kinase (COG:T;~EggNog:ENOG410PH70;~InterPro:IPR027483,IPR002498,IPR023610,IPR027484;~PFAM:PF01504;~go_function: GO:0016307 - phosphatidylinositol phosphate kinase activity [Evidence IEA];~go_process: GO:0046488 - phosphatidylinositol metabolic process [Evidence IEA]), with protein MPSFANDYHTATPPPVDSPQGKPHEKAPVGNTFLWTNNWPNGDTASHRDAAAPSTDRLTNLKNASAYSVNGHRSSISSSHNRDLPQSKDGSMYSLGNGSARDPRDTGRPSTTLDRDIIAGTGSGAGSAAASISSQQFMGTSQSSRSLYNGRPTVNGDHTPRPSVDQLVASDCAANASMSALSSSQPEESFGRLSSDPGRLSPRTTSPHRYSSPPVPTGIDEAASGNPPQSPTQQQQQQDQSSLRQRHTLQVPRSASARRNSRDHSEDTAQSSGRLSPTAGIRRTSMSLARRTTRTNHSDSIADESIPDEDAARYAEAIKQRRASRRRRRDDDDDDRVIVGTKVDQNHVNWVTAYNMLTGIRFTVSRINAKLERELTPADFEAKHKFSFDITGNELVPSAKYDFKFKDYAPWVFRSLRAKFRIDPADYLMSLTSKYILSELGSPGKSGSFFYFSRDYKYIIKTIHHAEHKLLRRILPEYYKHVEKNPNTLISQFYGLHRVKMAYGRKIHFVVMNNLFPPHRDIHQTFDLKGSTIGRDLHESDLEKNPRATLKDLNWVRRSRHIECGPSKREFFIAQLQRDVELLKRLKIMDYSLLVGIHDLDRGNEEKLRDKTLQVFQPGGDQEDSSQNMLMRTPSKLESERKARELRMLIKRERPVPLDKAAAKMPEEILDERKYHVFYADDGGFRATHENGAPGEEIYYLGIIDCLTHYGTIKRIENFFKGLSNDRTQISPIPPEGYGDRFIKFIRGITMSKEEAERHQESRALGRPSAERTPSVERTMQQAEKEASKDVSITHPRTLSTVRDPADANGPGPSSTLPIVDEAGEASSVGGHSQHSRQGPPPPAEKDLPPIPNQNGTEMSEKGKAAVRDENLRPNRG; from the exons ATGCCGTCTTTCGCCAACGACTATCATACCGCGACGCCTCCACCCGTGGACTCGCCCCAGGGGAAACCGCACGAAAAAGCCCCCGTTGGAAATACTTTCCTATGGACCAATAACTGGCCAAATGGCGATACTGCTAGTCACCGTGACGCCGCCGCCCCCTCGACCGACCGTCTTACCAACCTGAAGAATGCTAGTGCCTACTCCGTCAATGGTCACCGTTCCAGTATCAGTTCCTCCCACAACCGTGACCTGCCCCAGTCCAAGGATGGCAGTATGTATTCTCTGGGAAACGGATCCGCGCGTGATCCCCGCGATACCGGTCGTCCATCGACCACATTAGACCGTGATATCATCGCCGGTACTGGTTCAGGGGCCGGGTCAGCGGCAGCGTCCATCTCTAGCCAGCAGTTCATGGGGACATCGCAGAGTTCCCGTTCGCTCTACAATGGGAGACCAACCGTCAACGGGGACCACACCCCTCGACCCTCTGTCGACCAACTCGTCGCTTCTGATTGCGCTGCAAATGCTTCCATGTCCGCCTTATCGAGTTCTCAACCCGAAGAAAGCTTTGGTCGTCTCTCTTCAGATCCCGGTCGGTTATCGCCTAGGACTACTAGTCCACATCGCTACTCTTCGCCTCCAGTCCCCACCGGCATTGATGAAGCCGCCAGCGGCAACCCACCACAATCTCCaacacagcagcaacaacaacaagatCAGAGCTCGTTACGACAGCGACATACGCTTCAGGTGCCACGGTCCGCTAGTGCTCGCCGGAACAGTCGTGATCATTCTGAAGATACGGCACAAAGCAGCGGTCGGTTATCTCCGACGGCAGGCATCCGTCGGACTTCCATGAGCCTTGCCCGCCGAACCACCCGAACGAACCACTCCGATTCGATCGCAGACGAGTCCATCCCCGACGAAGATGCTGCCCGTTATGCGGAGGCTATCAAGCAGCGCAGAGCGTCCAGGCGCCGGCGTcgcgacgatgacgatgacgatcgGGTCATCGTGGGAACCAAGGTGGACCAGAACCATGTCAACTGGGTTACAGCGTATAATATGTTGACTGGTATCCGGTTCACGGTATCGCGAATCAATGCCAAATTGGAACGTGAACTTACCCCCGCAGATTTTGAAGCCAAGCACAAATTCTCCTTTGACAT CACCGGAAATGAGTTGGTCCCCTCGGCCAAGTATGACTTCAAATTCAAGGACTATGCTCCCTGGGTTTTTCGAAGTCTGCGAGCCAAGTTCCGCATCGACCCTGCTGATTACCTCATGTCCCTCACAAGCAAATACATCCTCTCTGAATTGGGATCTCCAGGAAAGAGTGGTAGCTTTTTCTACTTCTCGCGAGATTACAAGTATATCATCAAGACCATTCACCACGCCGAACACAAGCTGCTGCGCAGGATCCTACCCGAGTACTACAAGCATGTGGAGAAGAACCCAAACACGCTGATCTCTCAGTTCTACGGTTTACATCGTGTCAAAATGGCATATGGCCGCAAGATCCACTTTGTGGTTATGAATAATCTCTTTCCGCCGCATCGCGATATCCACCAGACTTTCGATTTGAAGGGATCGACCATTGGCCGAGATCTGCACGAATCCGACCTGGAGAAGAATCCACGAGCCACTCTCAAGGATTTGAACTGGGTTCGTCGCAGCCGTCACATTGAGTGTGGCCCTTCCAAACGGGAGTTCTTTATTGCCCAGTTGCAGCGCGATGTCGAGTTATTGAAAAGACTCAAGATCATGGATTACTCGCTCTTAGTAGGAATTCATGACTTGGATCGAGGCAACGAGGAAAAACTCCGTGACAAGACATTGCAGGTTTTCCAACCCGGAGGTGACCAGGAGGATTCGTCTCAGAATATGCTCATGCGCACGCCTTCCAAGTTGGAGAGTGAACGTAAAGCTCGTGAGCTGCGCATGCTGATCAAACGCGAGCGCCCGGTACCCCTCGACAAGGCGGCTGCGAAGATGCCAGAGGAGATTCTCGATGAGCGGAAATACCACGTGTTTTATGCTGATGACGGAGGATTCCGTGCTACGCATGAAAATGGGGCCCCAGGCGAGGAGATTTATTATCTCGGAATTATTGACTGTTTGACTCAC TATGGAACCATTAAAAGAATAGAGAACTTCTTCAAAGGCCTGTCGAACGATCGAACGCAAATCTCGCCGATTCCACCCGAAGGTTACGGTGATCGTTTCATCAAGTTTATCCGCGGCATTACGATGTCCAAGGAAGAAGCTGAGCGACATCAAGAATCCCGCGCATTGGGCCGGCCATCTGCGGAACGTACCCCGTCGGTTGAAAGAACCATGCAGCAGGCGGAAAAGGAGGCGTCCAAGGATGTTTCAATCACACATCCCCGGACATTATCCACCGTTCGGGATCCTGCAGATGCCAATGGCCCTGGACCGAGCTCGACACTTCCGATTGTGGATGAAGCGGGCGAGGCCAGCAGTGTCGGGGGTCACAGTCAACATAGTCGACAGGGACCTCCACCGCCTGCAGAGAAGGACCTCCCACCGATTCCCAACCAGAATGGAACCGAAATGTCAGAGAAGGGCAAAGCAGCAGTTCGTGACGAGAATCTCAGGCCCAACCGGGGTTAA
- a CDS encoding histone H1/H5 family protein (COG:B;~EggNog:ENOG410PYKB;~InterPro:IPR005818,IPR005819,IPR036388,IPR036390;~PFAM:PF00538;~go_component: GO:0000786 - nucleosome [Evidence IEA];~go_function: GO:0003677 - DNA binding [Evidence IEA];~go_process: GO:0006334 - nucleosome assembly [Evidence IEA]), translating into MPPKKTAAASATKKAAAGHASYRDMIKDAIVNLKERNGSSRQSIKKYVQNNNDLNNASPAVFDNQFNKAIKAGVEKGDFTQPKGPSGPVKLAKKDAVEKPAPKKAAPAKAAPTKAAAPKKAAAKKTEKAEKAEKAEKTEKAPKKATKATTATTSTAKKATTATKKKTTAKPKANTAKPRKTPAAAPAIIEKPKIISTTKSGRVTKTTAQPESAPKRAAPKKKA; encoded by the exons ATGCCTCCCAAGAAAACTGCTGCCGCGTCCGCGACCAAGAAGGCCGCCGCTGGTCATGCCTCCTACCGCG ATATGATCAAGGATGCTATTGTTAAT TTGAAAGAGCGCAACGGTAGCAG TCGCCAGTCCATTAAGAAATATGTTCAGAACAACAACGACCTCAACAACGCGTCTCCTGCCGTTTTCGACAACCAGTTCAACAAGGCGATCAAGGCTGGTGTTGAGAAGGGTGATTTCACCCAACCCAAGG GCCCGTCTGGTCCTGTGAAGTTGGCCAAGAAGGACGCTGTTGAGAAGCCCGCGCCCAAG AAGGCGGCTCCTGCTaaggctgcccctaccaagGCTGCTGCCCCCAAGAAGGCCGCCGCTAAGAAGACCGAGAAGGCCGAGAAGGCCGAGAAGGCCGAGAAGACCGAAAAGGCCCCCAAGAAGGCCACCAAGGCCACCACCGCTACCACGAGCACCGCTAAAAAGGCCACCACCGCTACCAAGAAGAAGACTACTGCGAAGCCCAAGGCCAACACAGCCAAGCCCCGCAAGACACCAGCTGCT GCTCCTGCGATCATTGAGAAGCCCAAGATCATCTCGACGACCAAGTCTGGCCGCGTGACCAAGACGACGGCCCAGCCTGAGTCGGCTCCCAAGAGGGCTGCTCCTAAGAAGAAGGCGTAA
- the fen1 gene encoding multifunctional nuclease RAD27 (BUSCO:EOG092634B1;~COG:L;~EggNog:ENOG410PFFR;~InterPro:IPR023426,IPR006086,IPR006084,IPR006085, IPR019974,IPR029060,IPR036279,IPR008918;~PFAM:PF00867,PF00752;~go_function: GO:0003677 - DNA binding [Evidence IEA];~go_function: GO:0003824 - catalytic activity [Evidence IEA];~go_function: GO:0004518 - nuclease activity [Evidence IEA];~go_function: GO:0016788 - hydrolase activity, acting on ester bonds [Evidence IEA]) yields the protein MGIKQLYQVIAENAPDAIKTGDIKQHFGRKVAIDASMSIYSFMIAVRSEGQQLMSDTGETTSHLMGMFYRTLRMVDNGIKPVYVFDGAPPKLKSGELAKRSARKSEATEAHEEAKETGTAEDVEKFSRRTVRVTREHNAECKKLMKLMGVPYIDAPTEAEAQCAALARAGKVYAAASEDMDTLCFETPILLRHLTFAEQRKEPIQEIHLKRALEGLGMDRNQFIDLCILLGCDYLEPIPKIGPNTALKLIREHGSLEKVVEYMESDPKKKFTIPEDWRYQDARELFIKPDVRDADHPDCDFKWEAPDVEGLIDFLVRDKGFNEDRVRNGAARLQKNLKSAQQSRLEGFFKPVARTDEEKASLKRKNDEKIQEQKKRKKDEAKAKKEAKAKPRAS from the exons ATGGGTATCAAAC AGCTCTACCAAGTGATCGCAGAAAATGCGCCCGATGCGATCAAGACGGGTGATATTAAGCAGCATTTCGGCCGTAAGGTCGCAATC GACGC ATCAATGAGTATCTATAGTTTCATGATCGCCGTGCGCTCTGAAGGCCAGCAACTTATGAGTGACACCGGCGAGACGACATCACATCTGATGGGCATGTTCTACCGTACACTACGCATGGTGGACAACGGCATCAAACCTGTATACGTGTTCGACGGCGCACCACCAAAGCTCAAGTCGGGCGAATTGGCCAAACGTTCCGCACGAAAGTCAGAGGCTACCGAGGCCCATGAGGAGGCCAAGGAGACCGGCACtgcggaggatgttgaaaagTTCTCGCGCCGGACGGTCCGGGTGACAAGGGAGCATAATGCAGAGTGCAAAAAGCTTATGAAGCTCATGGGTGTTCCGTATATTGATGCACCGACGGAGGCTGAGGCTCAATGTGCGGCGCTCGCACGGGCAGGCAAGGTCTACGCGGCTGCTTCGGAGGATATGGACACATTATGCTTTGAGACGCCGATTCTTTTGAGACATTTGACGTTCGCTGAGCAGCGAAAGGAGCCAATTCAGGAGATTCACTTGAAGCGTGCGCTTGAGGGACTTGGGATGGACCGTAACCAG TTCATTGACCTCTGTATCCTTCTCGGATGCGACTACCTCGAACCCATCCCCAAGATCGGCCCCAACACGGCGTTGAAACTGATCCGGGAACACGGCAGCCTGGAAAAGGTAGTCGAGTACATGGAAAGCGACCCTAAGAAGAAATTCACAATCCCCGAAGACTGGCGCTACCAGGATGCGCGTGAGCTATTCATCAAGCCGGACGTACGGGACGCGGACCACCCAGACTGCGATTTCAAATGGGAAGCCCCTGACGTGGAGGGACTCATTGACTTCCTGGTGAGGGACAAGGGATTCAACGAGGATCGTGTGCGCAACGGTGCGGCGCGTCTGCAGAAGAACCTTAAGTCGGCGCAGCAGTCGCGGTTAGAAGGATTCTTTAAGCCGGTAGCGCGGACGGATGAGGAGAAGGCGAGTTTGAAGCGCAAGAACGACGAGAAGATTCAAGAGCAGAAGAAGCGGAAGAAGGACGAGGCCAAAGCTAAGAAGGAGGCTAAGGCGAAGCCCCGTGCTTCTTGA
- a CDS encoding uncharacterized protein (COG:S;~EggNog:ENOG410PICM;~InterPro:IPR036864,IPR007219,IPR001138;~PFAM:PF00172;~TransMembrane:1 (o537-555i);~go_function: GO:0000981 - DNA-binding transcription factor activity, RNA polymerase II-specific [Evidence IEA];~go_function: GO:0003677 - DNA binding [Evidence IEA];~go_function: GO:0008270 - zinc ion binding [Evidence IEA];~go_process: GO:0006351 - transcription, DNA-templated [Evidence IEA];~go_process: GO:0006355 - regulation of transcription, DNA-templated [Evidence IEA]): MKRNRIQFEANGEHASNSPPQGAVAPEGHIPKISRRIRACTECKKHKVRCNMNPGESICQRCRRMNLECVVHKSLQTLLEDETDWKTTVELAMSDLLRKAQLPELSYYQTVSRTIDAPSKRQDRKGSTASTDDIGIATGSDRRTHPIDANVAAPTAPRNSSDYNFSRQPARYSPDREENGTSSLVTAPMGSLYEVTQLSDIRANSPGENESSDHSLATDFISRGVVELQEAEELFQYFDQVLNRYLWDGIALVHKDLASVRNSSSMLSAAILAVTALHMPNKERTFDTCYTEFAKLASGSMLDRHHTLDDLRGLCIAAFWLADVSWKLSGYAVRIATERNLHQCFRKATQGSPEHKEQARLWYLLYTLEYHFSIAYGRPPIIHEDPSITNHNTFVLSPTAPQCDIRLHSQVDLFIILTRIYHAFGPDVDLEVPESDFSKIDKFDADLDEWCTTWLPRIAGSWHVGAYPYRAVYLHYHFSRLQVNSVALRTYHSPTSTRIMSPERKKRAKLAVESAIGTLLTVLEEPDIQRGLVGVPLYLHSMITFAAVFLLKIAAKGCQGQRNSIASADLHIDVAYVRELVGRIIELMVSCSKRASERHLSHHLARGLRKMLTGFEEWEKRNSYSQPFSRQNSHDVSPMFKPIIIPGAQPLGQRDTILNHPPPLLGVAPLSAERSNGFEPSTVSEDEQLGLSEGSIDPMMGDLWGFDEEHFPMGVFDFLQSQMPA; encoded by the exons ATGAAGCGAAATCGCATTCAATTCGAGGCTAATGGCGAACACGCATCGAATTCTCCGCCGCAAGGGGCAGTTGCACCGGAGGGGCACATCCCCAAGATTTCACGCAGGATCCGGGCCTGCACCGAATGCAAGAAGCACAAGGTCCGGTGTAATATGAACCCCGGCGAATCAATTTGCCAGAGATGTCGACGGATGAATTTGGAATGTGTCGTCCACAAGAGCCTCCAAACTTTGTTGGAAGATGAGACTGA CTGGAAGACAACTGTTGAACTTGCGATGTCCGATTTGCTAAGAAAAGCTCAATTACCGGAACTTTCGTACTATCAAACCGTTAGCAGAACGATAGACGCACCCTCAAAGAGACAAGACCGCAAAGGATCGACCGCTTCGACCGACGACATAGGAATAGCGACGGGTAGCGACAGGAGAACCCATCCCATCGACGCCAACGTCGCTGCACCAACGGCTCCACGCAACTCGTCGGACTATAACTTTTCGCGACAACCGGCGCGGTATTCTCCGGATCGGGAGGAGAATGGCACATCATCCTTGGTCACCGCGCCGATGGGAAGCTTATACGAAGTCACACAGCTGAGCGATATTCGGGCGAATTCTCCAGGGGAGAACGAGTCGTCTGATCACTCGCTTGCGACGGACTTCATCTCGCGAGGCGTTGTGGAACTACAAGAGGCAGAAGAATTGTTTCAGTATTTTGACCAGGTTTTGAACCGTTATCTTTGGGATGGGATAGCACTGGTACACAAGGATCTTGCATCCGTCCGAAACTCATCGTCGATGCTGTCCGCCGCCATCCTTGCCGTAACAGCTTTGCACATGCCGAACAAAGAGCGTACGTTTGATACCTGTTACACCGAATTCGCGAAACTCGCATCTGGGTCCATGCTTGACCGACATCACACCTTAGATGATTTACGGGGGTTGTGTATAGCGGCCTTTTGGCTTGCTGATGTCAGCTGGAAGCTGTCCGGGTATGCAGTACGGATCGCAACTGAGCGCAACTTGCACCAGTGTTTTCGCAAGGCCACACAAGGTTCTCCAGAGCATAAAGAACAAGCAAGGCTCTGGTATCTTCTTTAT ACTTTGGAATATCATTTCTCTATCGCATACGGGCGTCCACCTATTATCCACGAGGATCCCAGCATCACGAATCATAATACCTTTGTTCTTTCTCCGACAGCGCCACAGTGCGACATCCGCTTGCATAGCCAAGTTGATCTGTTTATCATTCTCACTCGGATATACCATGCATTTGGCCCGGATGTGGACCTTGAGGTCCCAGAAAGTGACTTCTCAAAGATCGACAAGTTCGATGCCGACCTAGACGAATGGTGTACTACCTGGTTGCCCCGTATAG CTGGAAGTTGGCACGTTGGCGCATATCCTTACAGAGCTGTTTATCTACACTATCACTTCTCCCGTTTGCAAGTGAACTCGGTTGCTTTGCGAACCTATCATTCGCCAACTTCAACTCGCATAATGTCACCTGAACGTAAGAAGCGCGCAAAACTGGCAGTCGAATCAGCCATTGGCACGCTTCTTACTGTTTTGGAAGAGCCGGACATCCAAAGGGGTCTGGTTGGCGTTCCGTTGTATCTGCACAGCATGATCACCTTTGCCGCCGTGTTCCTCCTGAAAATCGCGGCCAAAGGCTGTCAAGGACAGCGGAACTCCATTGCTTCAGCTGACTTGCACATCGATGTCGCATACGTCCGGGAGTTAGTCGGACGGATCATTGAATTGATGGTATCGTGTAGTAAGCGAGCTAGCGAACGCCATCTCAGCCACCATCTCGCCCGTGGTCTACGAAAGATGCTCACTGGTTTCGAAGAATGGGAAAAGAGAAATTCTTACAGCCAGCCCTTCTCCCGACAAAACTCCCACGATGTCTCACCCATGTTCAAACCAATTATCATCCCCGGTGCACAACCACTGGGTCAACGAGATACCATCCTCAATCACCCACCTCCTCTACTAGGTGTGGCACCTCTATCCGCAGAGCGAAGCAATGGGTTTGAACCCAGTACTGTCTCAGAAGATGAACAACTGGGGTTGTCTGAAGGTTCGATCGATCCGATGATGGGCGATTTATGGGGGTTCGACGAGGAGCATTTCCCTATGGGAGTCTTTGATTTCTTGCAGTCGCAAATGCCTGCATAA